The Pyrococcus kukulkanii genome contains a region encoding:
- a CDS encoding serine/threonine-protein kinase RIO2 — protein sequence MVSKLLALEAYPKLKDIDFRLLRGVELKMRYYKWVPLEEIAKFARMDAESASHRLGRLDNWGLVIRRSDMGYIGYQLTIHGYDALAIRAFAKKGVIEAISTTQIGVGKDADVYVALTPSGEKVAVKFNRIGERTSARKAGYHSDVFADKHHKSWLYVSRLIAKKEHEALVLLSPFAKVPKPIAWNRHAIVMEFISGVELADLRDTDLTREEAGEILGKVLDEYEKIVRFGIVHGDMSEFNIVLTDDNDILIIDWAQYSSCANPESLNLLKRDITVLLNAFRRRWGVKRDFEEEWKRFYDAWLVGRKEVSEGEE from the coding sequence ATGGTCAGCAAACTCTTAGCCCTTGAAGCTTATCCCAAGCTTAAGGACATAGACTTCAGGTTACTCAGGGGTGTAGAGCTTAAGATGAGGTATTATAAATGGGTTCCCCTAGAGGAAATTGCCAAGTTTGCCAGGATGGATGCAGAAAGCGCAAGTCACAGACTTGGGAGATTAGACAACTGGGGCTTGGTAATTAGGAGGAGTGATATGGGATACATAGGTTACCAACTAACGATACATGGATACGATGCACTCGCCATTAGGGCCTTCGCAAAGAAGGGTGTCATCGAGGCGATATCGACCACTCAAATAGGGGTTGGAAAGGATGCAGACGTATACGTTGCCCTAACTCCCTCCGGAGAGAAGGTTGCTGTTAAGTTCAATAGGATAGGGGAGAGGACGAGTGCGAGAAAGGCAGGTTACCACAGTGATGTATTCGCGGATAAGCATCATAAGAGCTGGCTGTACGTTTCAAGGTTGATAGCGAAAAAGGAGCATGAGGCCCTCGTTCTATTAAGCCCATTCGCAAAGGTTCCAAAGCCGATAGCTTGGAACAGACATGCAATAGTTATGGAGTTCATCAGCGGAGTTGAACTTGCGGATCTAAGGGATACCGATCTTACGAGGGAGGAAGCAGGTGAAATCCTGGGGAAAGTTCTTGATGAGTATGAAAAGATAGTCAGGTTCGGGATAGTTCACGGGGATATGAGCGAGTTCAATATAGTCCTAACCGACGATAATGATATTCTGATAATAGATTGGGCCCAATACTCAAGTTGCGCAAATCCCGAAAGCCTAAACCTACTGAAGAGGGACATAACCGTCCTGCTAAATGCCTTCAGGAGAAGATGGGGAGTAAAGAGGGACTTTGAGGAAGAATGGAAAAGGTTCTATGATGCATGGCTGGTTGGAAGGAAAGAGGTTAGCGAAGGAGAAGAGTAA
- a CDS encoding ABC transporter ATP-binding protein: MSNEELVKVEHLTKIFTSGFIGGFEIRAVDDVSFTINEGEIVALVGESGSGKTTIGKLILRLIQPTSGRIYFKGEDILEFDKHKLKTYYYKQVQAVFQDPFASFNPLHKVDRAFDLVFRTFLRDVSGDERKELVEKALEGVGLNPGEVLGKYPHQLSGGQLQRILIARALLVRPSLLIADEAVSMLDASTRIDILNLLGEFRDKYGTSVLFVTHDLALGYYISDKTIIMYRGTVVEWGDTERVFHNPLHPYTQMLLESVPDLSVKWEFKGIEPEREEGKVYEIKGCRYAPRCSKVMDKCFKLRPPMVEVEKNHWVACWLYAKA, from the coding sequence ATGAGTAATGAAGAACTTGTCAAAGTAGAACACTTGACTAAAATCTTCACGTCAGGCTTTATAGGGGGGTTTGAAATTAGAGCAGTGGATGACGTCTCGTTTACCATTAATGAGGGTGAAATTGTCGCATTAGTGGGGGAGAGTGGTAGTGGTAAGACTACTATAGGAAAACTTATCTTGAGGTTGATACAGCCAACCTCTGGCAGGATTTACTTTAAGGGTGAAGACATCCTAGAGTTCGACAAGCATAAACTCAAGACTTACTACTACAAGCAGGTACAAGCAGTCTTCCAGGACCCCTTTGCCTCGTTTAATCCATTGCATAAGGTTGATCGTGCCTTCGACCTAGTCTTTAGAACTTTTTTGAGGGATGTTTCGGGGGATGAGCGGAAAGAACTGGTAGAGAAGGCTTTGGAGGGTGTTGGTCTTAATCCTGGGGAGGTTTTGGGTAAGTATCCTCATCAGTTGAGTGGGGGTCAATTGCAGAGGATCTTAATTGCTAGAGCGCTTTTGGTTAGGCCTTCCCTGTTGATTGCTGATGAGGCTGTGTCAATGCTTGATGCCTCAACTAGGATTGATATTCTGAACCTCTTAGGGGAATTTAGGGATAAGTATGGGACTTCAGTCTTGTTTGTCACGCACGACCTTGCTTTGGGTTATTACATTAGTGATAAGACTATCATCATGTATAGGGGTACGGTTGTGGAGTGGGGGGATACTGAGAGGGTGTTTCACAATCCACTCCACCCGTACACGCAAATGCTTTTGGAGAGTGTTCCTGATTTGAGTGTGAAGTGGGAGTTCAAGGGGATTGAGCCTGAAAGAGAAGAGGGAAAAGTGTATGAGATCAAGGGTTGTAGGTATGCGCCAAGGTGTTCTAAGGTTATGGATAAGTGCTTCAAGCTAAGACCCCCAATGGTTGAAGTTGAAAAGAATCACTGGGTAGCATGCTGGCTCTATGCAAAGGCTTGA
- the glmA gene encoding exo-beta-D-glucosaminidase yields MQVTHNGKLYLLDGEEIVIYGGTLQFFRVPRDAWRDRLEKMKRHGLNTVDTYVAWNWHEPEEGKFDFTGETHPQRDLVGFLELAQDLGFYVIIRPGPYICAEWKNGGIPQWLINKHPEILARSPNGPLPRDIYYPPITYLHPTYLEYVMKWYEHVFPIIRDYLYTRGGPIINVTIDDEPSYWETIFQAFLTDYNDIVVKENGLWHRWLKENFTLDQLEERYKVKLSDYVEIAPPKAFSEPLPKVLDWHHFKIWMVNEYVKTLYHKIKGYVDVPISILDPYLLLAAWRHFYNYVKKNKLDIHLWTEFWYSFYRSFDFKEDKLGHLYYKVGIYRYYVDKLGTPPLSIETQSSLANVIERDEAELLYGLLPSLGIHNINYYLYVGGENPRGYESHNGVTWDVYSPISLDGSERQHVEPIKWIGKFLKANKDFAYSPFHAKVAFAMYEPYEALNLWGYRPENFKESVNLNEYLFGERGLLTLLAMSNVPFDVIDLENTTVEEMLKYEQIWVYSLDFMAREAQDKLAEYVEKGGNLVILPMLPYLDENMNEYRKLEEFLGVKVGEEIARDNYRLIPFVSVDAEGIDRMITRNVVREVKGGEPIAWVGEKVVGALVKKGKGSAVILGFRLQYYSSYHDMHRKFVDKILELQGVERDFKVTDRDIIVIPRGNYLAVINPRGHTVKGRISYNGIEFPKLAELEMRNRGVLFLPVNVKYGNYEIVYSTATVVGYEDGKITFRNHLSDTSEVAIKGDVRGVENGEIIEEKQEGEVTTLIVRHSSEFTLLLR; encoded by the coding sequence ATGCAGGTTACCCATAACGGTAAGCTATACCTCTTAGATGGGGAGGAAATAGTGATTTATGGTGGAACGCTCCAGTTCTTTAGGGTCCCCAGGGACGCCTGGCGAGACAGGCTTGAGAAGATGAAGAGGCATGGCCTTAATACCGTCGACACGTATGTTGCTTGGAACTGGCACGAGCCGGAAGAGGGCAAATTTGACTTCACTGGGGAGACGCATCCCCAGAGAGATCTGGTTGGCTTCCTCGAGCTTGCCCAAGATCTTGGTTTTTATGTCATTATAAGGCCTGGCCCCTATATCTGCGCTGAATGGAAGAACGGTGGTATTCCACAGTGGCTCATTAACAAACATCCTGAAATACTTGCTAGAAGCCCGAACGGTCCCTTACCCAGGGACATTTACTATCCGCCGATCACCTACCTTCATCCAACGTACCTGGAGTATGTGATGAAGTGGTACGAGCATGTGTTTCCAATAATAAGGGATTATTTATACACGAGAGGAGGGCCAATAATTAACGTCACGATAGATGATGAGCCCTCGTACTGGGAGACGATATTCCAGGCGTTCCTCACGGATTACAACGATATAGTAGTTAAGGAAAACGGTCTCTGGCATAGGTGGCTTAAGGAGAATTTCACCCTGGATCAGCTTGAGGAGAGGTACAAGGTTAAGCTTTCGGACTATGTAGAGATAGCTCCACCTAAGGCCTTCTCTGAGCCCCTGCCGAAGGTACTGGACTGGCACCACTTCAAGATATGGATGGTCAACGAGTACGTAAAAACACTGTATCATAAGATTAAGGGGTATGTCGACGTTCCGATTAGCATACTTGATCCCTACCTTCTTTTAGCCGCTTGGAGGCACTTCTACAACTACGTAAAGAAGAATAAGCTTGATATCCACCTCTGGACAGAGTTCTGGTATTCATTCTACAGGAGTTTCGACTTCAAGGAAGACAAGCTTGGGCACCTCTACTACAAGGTTGGAATCTACAGGTACTACGTTGACAAGCTAGGTACCCCCCCATTGAGCATAGAGACCCAATCTTCATTGGCAAACGTTATAGAGAGGGACGAGGCCGAGCTCCTCTACGGCCTGTTGCCTTCCCTGGGGATCCACAACATAAACTACTACCTCTACGTTGGCGGTGAGAATCCAAGGGGTTATGAATCTCACAACGGAGTTACCTGGGACGTTTACTCTCCAATTAGCTTGGATGGAAGTGAGAGGCAGCACGTAGAGCCAATAAAGTGGATTGGAAAGTTTCTTAAGGCCAACAAGGACTTTGCATATTCACCATTCCATGCAAAGGTTGCCTTCGCAATGTACGAGCCTTATGAGGCCCTGAACCTCTGGGGCTATAGGCCTGAAAACTTTAAGGAGAGCGTTAACCTAAATGAGTATCTCTTTGGCGAGAGAGGCCTCCTCACGTTACTGGCAATGAGCAACGTCCCCTTTGACGTGATCGACTTGGAGAACACCACAGTTGAGGAGATGCTCAAGTACGAGCAGATCTGGGTTTACAGCCTCGACTTCATGGCCAGGGAAGCCCAGGACAAGCTTGCGGAGTACGTTGAGAAGGGCGGGAACTTGGTCATCTTACCAATGCTCCCGTACTTGGACGAGAACATGAACGAGTACAGGAAGCTTGAGGAGTTCCTGGGGGTTAAGGTTGGAGAGGAAATTGCAAGGGACAACTACAGATTGATTCCCTTCGTAAGCGTTGATGCTGAAGGGATAGACAGGATGATCACCAGGAACGTCGTTAGGGAGGTCAAGGGAGGAGAGCCAATAGCCTGGGTTGGAGAGAAGGTTGTTGGTGCCCTCGTCAAGAAGGGGAAAGGTTCTGCTGTGATCCTGGGTTTCAGGCTTCAGTACTACTCAAGCTATCATGACATGCACAGGAAGTTCGTTGACAAGATCCTAGAGTTGCAGGGAGTTGAGAGGGACTTTAAAGTTACGGATAGGGATATCATCGTTATACCAAGGGGTAACTACCTTGCGGTTATCAATCCGAGGGGCCACACCGTCAAGGGCAGGATAAGCTACAACGGCATCGAGTTTCCCAAGCTTGCGGAGCTTGAGATGAGGAATAGGGGCGTGCTCTTTCTGCCTGTGAACGTTAAGTACGGTAATTACGAGATCGTCTACTCAACCGCTACGGTCGTTGGTTACGAAGATGGCAAGATAACGTTCAGGAACCACCTAAGCGACACTTCCGAAGTTGCCATTAAGGGGGACGTTAGGGGTGTTGAGAACGGTGAAATTATAGAGGAGAAGCAGGAGGGCGAAGTTACAACGTTGATTGTCAGACACTCCAGCGAATTTACTCTTCTCCTTCGCTAA
- a CDS encoding ABC transporter substrate-binding protein, whose protein sequence is MKKYIATILIALFFFSTIGVVAAQEELPREQTLYTANSAPPTNANPIQGSNIIPIAGLVFEPLFMLNFMKTELVPWLAEYGKWVKPNVFEVKLREGTKWQDGKPLTAEDVKFSFEYYQKVGLKDWSKYGLQEIKVLDMRTVQFIFKSTPNVWAWRNELYSVLILPEHIFKNIDPQKVKTMTFLGNEQEYLVGSGAYKLYKVVQQQKAIFVRNDDWWGAKYFGLPAPKYIVQLYVGSNDQAANMFLKGDLDVGTYYVDIVELKKKNPNIVSWLDRPPYFPPVVPVIMYFNTKHKPLDNPLIRKAIAEAICPAQIVKQGPISDLPDQTPLGKVMQPWKEKIGVDQLIKEYGWKYCDPVDAAKLLDEAGIKDTDGDGWREYNGKDLILTFAACGPCSDWMQAVEIVVNQLKAIGIKVDVKKYDWGTMVSKQQAGEFDLTMHWAGTFKPDPYSVYYDLMYYKDENNKGGANFGNYYNPEANKLLDELAKTSDEAKQVELLRELTKIWLKDVPAVPLYMGTLFYEANTQYWANWPNEKNPYGVPIFWPGFGTWGTALAFLGVRPAKAVGPETTTVVQTQTVEKTQTVEKTQTVEKTVTVTASPTETKGSICGPAAILALVAVPLILRRRRL, encoded by the coding sequence ATGAAAAAGTACATAGCCACAATATTGATTGCCCTGTTCTTCTTCAGTACCATTGGAGTAGTTGCTGCCCAGGAGGAGCTTCCAAGGGAACAAACCCTATACACTGCCAATTCCGCTCCACCAACAAATGCAAATCCAATTCAGGGAAGCAACATAATTCCAATAGCTGGTTTGGTCTTTGAGCCATTATTCATGCTTAACTTCATGAAGACCGAACTCGTTCCATGGCTCGCTGAATACGGAAAGTGGGTCAAGCCAAACGTCTTTGAGGTCAAACTTAGGGAGGGCACTAAGTGGCAGGACGGAAAGCCACTTACAGCTGAAGACGTCAAGTTCTCATTTGAGTACTACCAAAAGGTAGGTCTTAAAGACTGGTCAAAATATGGTCTCCAGGAAATAAAGGTTCTTGACATGAGAACCGTTCAGTTCATATTTAAGAGCACTCCAAACGTCTGGGCTTGGAGAAACGAACTCTACAGCGTCCTAATTCTCCCAGAACACATCTTCAAGAATATCGACCCACAGAAGGTTAAGACGATGACATTCCTTGGTAATGAGCAGGAGTACCTCGTCGGTTCAGGTGCCTACAAGCTCTATAAGGTTGTACAGCAACAGAAAGCAATTTTCGTTAGGAACGATGACTGGTGGGGTGCAAAGTACTTTGGCCTTCCAGCTCCAAAGTACATCGTCCAGCTCTACGTTGGTTCAAACGACCAGGCTGCAAACATGTTCCTCAAGGGTGACCTTGACGTAGGTACTTATTACGTCGACATAGTCGAGCTCAAGAAGAAGAACCCGAACATAGTTAGTTGGCTCGATAGGCCCCCGTACTTCCCACCTGTCGTTCCCGTTATAATGTACTTCAACACCAAGCACAAACCCCTTGACAACCCACTCATCAGGAAGGCCATAGCTGAGGCTATCTGTCCAGCACAGATCGTCAAGCAGGGACCAATAAGCGACCTTCCAGACCAGACCCCACTCGGTAAGGTCATGCAACCCTGGAAGGAGAAGATCGGCGTTGACCAGCTAATCAAGGAGTACGGATGGAAGTACTGTGACCCAGTTGATGCAGCAAAGCTCCTCGATGAGGCTGGAATCAAGGACACAGACGGAGATGGCTGGAGGGAGTACAATGGTAAGGATCTCATTCTAACGTTCGCTGCATGTGGTCCATGTAGCGACTGGATGCAGGCAGTTGAGATCGTTGTCAACCAGCTCAAGGCCATTGGAATTAAGGTTGACGTTAAGAAGTATGACTGGGGTACGATGGTCAGCAAGCAGCAGGCTGGAGAGTTCGACTTAACAATGCACTGGGCTGGAACATTCAAACCAGATCCATACAGCGTCTACTACGACCTGATGTACTATAAGGATGAGAATAACAAGGGTGGGGCAAACTTCGGTAACTATTACAACCCAGAGGCTAATAAGCTACTGGACGAACTTGCAAAGACATCTGATGAGGCCAAGCAGGTCGAGCTACTTAGAGAGCTAACTAAGATCTGGCTCAAGGACGTTCCGGCAGTTCCACTATACATGGGTACCTTATTCTATGAGGCAAACACCCAGTACTGGGCCAACTGGCCAAACGAGAAGAATCCATACGGTGTCCCAATATTCTGGCCAGGCTTTGGTACCTGGGGTACGGCATTGGCGTTCCTTGGTGTCAGACCAGCTAAGGCAGTTGGCCCAGAGACAACCACTGTAGTTCAGACTCAGACCGTTGAGAAGACTCAGACAGTAGAAAAGACCCAGACCGTTGAGAAGACCGTTACAGTTACAGCATCACCAACTGAGACCAAGGGCAGCATCTGTGGTCCAGCGGCTATCCTTGCCTTAGTGGCAGTTCCACTAATCTTGAGAAGGAGGAGACTCTGA
- the glmD gene encoding glucosamine-6-phosphate deaminase has product MHATLKEIRKTPEGILKAQEAFERIKEEVTLPRNILYTGCGSSHFLSQLLAMATNALGGKGIALPCSELVYSRNYYAINSPELIVAISRSGETTEVLKAMDVLNVKKLGLTAYESALSKKADYALIVDTPEDSVVMTHSFTAFYFSYLQLLRESYGLQAFNAEEVSRLTRDVLKNEGYIRELVDEFEFSNVIFLGSGILYPVALEAMLKMKEMAIFWSEAYPMFEVRHGFKSIADDNSLVVMLVSDPFEWHEKLVREFQGQGAKVMVVGEKELGSEYYLQVAKVDELLMPVVTLPIIQLLAYYKAVKRGMNPDNPRFLEKVVRW; this is encoded by the coding sequence ATGCATGCCACGTTAAAGGAAATTAGAAAGACTCCTGAAGGAATACTCAAGGCCCAGGAAGCATTTGAAAGAATAAAAGAGGAAGTAACACTGCCTAGAAACATCCTCTACACTGGCTGTGGCTCCTCTCACTTCCTCTCTCAATTGCTGGCAATGGCAACGAACGCCTTGGGGGGCAAGGGGATAGCCCTTCCGTGCTCTGAGTTGGTGTACTCAAGGAATTACTATGCAATAAACTCCCCAGAGCTGATCGTCGCGATATCAAGGTCTGGGGAAACAACGGAAGTGCTAAAGGCTATGGATGTCCTCAACGTTAAAAAACTGGGTCTAACGGCCTACGAGAGCGCTCTCTCCAAGAAAGCTGACTATGCTTTGATCGTGGACACGCCTGAAGACAGCGTTGTCATGACTCACTCATTCACCGCTTTTTACTTTTCGTACCTCCAGCTGTTAAGGGAATCTTACGGCCTTCAGGCGTTCAATGCTGAGGAAGTCTCGAGGTTAACTAGAGATGTCTTGAAGAATGAGGGGTACATTAGGGAGCTCGTTGATGAATTTGAATTCTCCAATGTTATATTCCTGGGTTCGGGAATTCTTTACCCCGTGGCCCTTGAGGCAATGCTGAAGATGAAGGAGATGGCAATATTCTGGAGTGAAGCCTACCCAATGTTCGAGGTTCGGCATGGATTCAAGTCCATAGCCGATGACAACTCCCTTGTCGTCATGCTCGTTAGCGATCCATTTGAGTGGCACGAAAAACTCGTGCGGGAATTCCAGGGTCAAGGAGCCAAGGTCATGGTGGTAGGCGAGAAAGAGCTGGGCTCGGAATACTATCTCCAAGTGGCTAAGGTGGATGAACTCTTAATGCCTGTGGTTACCCTGCCGATAATTCAGCTTTTGGCCTATTATAAGGCCGTTAAGAGGGGGATGAACCCCGATAATCCAAGGTTTTTGGAGAAAGTTGTTAGGTGGTGA
- a CDS encoding ABC transporter permease produces MGFKQYLKRKIVVYFLTFIFAVTLNWLLPRLMPGNPIEIMINSALGLSPQERETLLQFYEELYGLNKPLYVQFISFWKSLLTGNLGYSILYRAPVSDLIKHALPYDIAILFPAIVLSWIIGNWLGALAGKNKKYDRYVMPLFYFLASIPYFWFAMLLVYVIGVKLGWLPYQGAYSPDLVPSFSLMFVVDFLKHWILPFLSLFIVMIGSWAIGMRNMIIYELEADYVRYLEALGASEKLMTKHAYRNAILPQITGLALQLGLMVAGAIATEIVFNYPGVGVLLMRAALSQDYFLLQGGFLMIVIAVLVANFVIDIVYALIDPRVRVSYTEG; encoded by the coding sequence ATGGGATTTAAGCAGTACCTAAAGAGGAAAATTGTTGTTTATTTTTTAACGTTCATATTTGCCGTAACCCTGAACTGGTTGTTGCCTAGGTTAATGCCCGGTAACCCTATAGAGATCATGATAAACTCCGCTTTGGGTTTATCTCCCCAGGAGAGAGAAACCCTGTTACAATTCTATGAAGAGCTGTACGGATTAAATAAGCCACTTTACGTTCAGTTCATAAGCTTTTGGAAATCCCTGCTAACTGGTAATCTTGGGTATAGCATACTTTACAGAGCCCCGGTTTCGGATTTAATCAAGCATGCACTTCCATATGACATAGCGATCCTATTCCCCGCCATAGTTCTGAGCTGGATCATAGGCAATTGGCTCGGTGCATTGGCAGGGAAGAACAAGAAGTACGACAGGTACGTGATGCCCCTCTTTTATTTCCTGGCGAGCATACCGTACTTTTGGTTTGCAATGCTTCTCGTGTACGTAATCGGAGTTAAGCTAGGCTGGTTGCCATATCAAGGTGCCTACAGTCCAGACTTAGTTCCGAGCTTTTCTTTAATGTTCGTTGTTGATTTCTTGAAGCACTGGATACTTCCGTTCCTAAGCTTGTTCATAGTTATGATCGGTAGCTGGGCCATAGGAATGAGGAACATGATAATCTACGAGCTTGAGGCTGACTACGTCAGGTACCTTGAGGCCCTAGGTGCAAGTGAAAAACTGATGACTAAGCACGCCTACAGGAACGCAATCCTCCCCCAGATAACTGGGCTCGCCTTGCAGTTGGGTCTAATGGTTGCAGGGGCAATTGCAACTGAAATAGTCTTCAACTATCCTGGAGTTGGAGTTCTGCTGATGCGTGCGGCCTTAAGTCAGGACTACTTCCTCTTGCAGGGCGGATTTCTGATGATCGTCATTGCCGTCCTAGTGGCTAACTTCGTGATAGATATAGTCTACGCCCTCATCGATCCGCGTGTTAGGGTTAGCTACACGGAGGGATGA
- a CDS encoding ABC transporter ATP-binding protein, which translates to MVLLKVDDLRVYYSTPVGFVKAVDGVSFEVKEGEVFGIAGESGCGKSTLVHSLILRKPPMRHISGEAIFKGRDLMKLSREEARKIQYTELSIIPQYAMNALNPTKKIKDIVWDLAREHGYTDRGEVEKLLRERLAMVKLSPRVADMYPVELSGGMRQRATMVVSTLLNPDLLIADEITSALDVTTQRVVIELLHYFMQEGIVKSIIFVTHDLALLKQIADTVMIMYAGKVVEIGPMEEVINDPAHPYTQMLLNSLPRMGVHYKRQKLYGISGYPISLLNPPKGCRFYTRCPYAMDICPEREPELVRVGEDHYAACHMLGGE; encoded by the coding sequence ATGGTTTTGCTTAAGGTGGATGATCTCAGGGTTTATTATTCTACTCCTGTGGGGTTTGTTAAGGCTGTTGATGGTGTTTCGTTTGAGGTTAAAGAGGGTGAAGTCTTTGGAATTGCTGGTGAAAGTGGTTGTGGTAAATCCACTTTAGTCCACTCCCTAATCCTGAGAAAACCACCAATGAGGCACATTTCAGGGGAGGCAATATTCAAGGGTAGGGATTTAATGAAACTTTCTAGAGAGGAAGCAAGAAAAATCCAGTATACCGAACTCTCCATCATCCCACAGTATGCTATGAACGCGTTAAACCCCACGAAGAAGATCAAGGATATTGTCTGGGATCTTGCTAGGGAGCATGGGTATACTGACAGGGGGGAGGTTGAGAAACTCTTGAGGGAGAGGCTTGCCATGGTTAAACTCTCGCCTAGGGTTGCTGACATGTATCCTGTCGAACTCTCGGGTGGGATGAGGCAGAGGGCGACAATGGTGGTTTCAACACTATTAAACCCGGACTTACTAATTGCCGATGAAATAACCTCAGCCTTGGACGTTACAACACAAAGAGTAGTAATCGAACTCTTGCATTACTTCATGCAAGAAGGCATTGTGAAGTCGATAATTTTTGTCACTCACGATCTTGCATTGTTAAAGCAGATTGCTGATACTGTGATGATAATGTACGCTGGGAAGGTCGTGGAGATTGGGCCGATGGAGGAGGTGATTAATGACCCAGCCCATCCATACACGCAAATGCTGCTAAACTCTCTGCCAAGGATGGGTGTTCACTACAAGAGGCAAAAACTCTATGGAATTAGTGGTTATCCAATAAGTCTACTCAACCCACCAAAAGGGTGTAGGTTCTATACAAGGTGCCCTTATGCTATGGATATCTGTCCAGAGAGGGAGCCTGAGTTAGTGAGGGTTGGTGAGGATCATTATGCTGCTTGTCACATGCTTGGGGGTGAGTGA
- a CDS encoding ABC transporter permease — protein sequence MELIKLAFKNNKFKFGVGLIVFFILFGLIGPLFTPFASDGLYYEQVGKIKLASYSTKTLPPMTRENITTYTGKTVEVLHILGTDKEGRDVYTELVYGLRTSLWIAFLAAIIGTTLGITIGFVSGYKGGLVDELLMMFVNIMLVIPSIVLLILVAAYLEARSPAVQALIIGLTNWPWVARSVRAQTLSLKNREFVNLSKLAGLSDLRIIFEEIMPNMISYIVMVGILQISGAILASATLDFIGLGPTTMISLGTILQKAIMHNALQFGWWWWFIPPGLIITLIITALFFINLGMEEVFNPRLRGG from the coding sequence ATGGAACTCATAAAGCTCGCATTCAAGAACAACAAGTTCAAATTTGGAGTCGGCCTTATCGTGTTTTTCATACTCTTCGGCTTAATTGGGCCTCTGTTCACGCCTTTTGCTAGCGATGGCCTGTACTATGAGCAGGTGGGTAAAATCAAGCTTGCATCGTACTCGACAAAGACCCTCCCTCCCATGACCAGGGAGAACATAACAACGTACACTGGGAAGACCGTTGAAGTCCTCCACATCCTGGGAACGGATAAGGAAGGGAGGGACGTCTATACGGAGCTCGTTTATGGCTTAAGGACTTCACTGTGGATAGCATTCCTTGCGGCAATAATAGGGACGACACTGGGAATAACGATAGGTTTCGTTTCCGGTTACAAGGGTGGACTCGTAGATGAGCTATTGATGATGTTCGTCAACATAATGCTAGTCATTCCTTCAATCGTTCTGCTGATCTTGGTTGCAGCGTACCTTGAGGCGAGAAGCCCAGCGGTTCAGGCCCTGATTATAGGTCTAACGAACTGGCCCTGGGTAGCGAGGTCAGTAAGAGCTCAAACCCTCTCCCTGAAAAACAGGGAATTCGTGAATCTCTCAAAGCTTGCAGGTCTCTCAGATCTCAGGATAATCTTTGAAGAGATAATGCCCAACATGATATCGTACATAGTCATGGTTGGTATCCTCCAGATCAGTGGAGCTATCCTAGCCTCTGCAACTCTTGACTTCATAGGCCTGGGCCCAACGACAATGATATCCCTGGGAACAATTCTGCAGAAGGCAATAATGCACAACGCCCTCCAGTTCGGCTGGTGGTGGTGGTTCATTCCACCAGGGCTCATAATAACCCTGATAATCACGGCATTGTTCTTCATCAACCTCGGAATGGAAGAAGTGTTTAATCCTCGTTTGAGGGGTGGGTGA